The proteins below are encoded in one region of Drosophila santomea strain STO CAGO 1482 chromosome 3R, Prin_Dsan_1.1, whole genome shotgun sequence:
- the LOC120451379 gene encoding lateral signaling target protein 2 homolog — MDTFKRWLNKPKADDKSLLARFFHADRSLTAVASELDSFDGRAEPDRCTRLVSRLRQNQDKVLAITNLIMEELLGEDRDPRAFRAKFPEEVLQENLAGQLWFGAECLAAGSSIMNRETESKEMRPLAQAVTKSLGNVRVLLRDQCLKNNVPNSKTLHLDLNDSTTEQLYESLKIFDRLFAEFELSYVSAMVQVKSRHEYEMQQWIGVLFSETLQRALKIGLLDQEMVDAFDPGLMFSIPRLAIVAGLVVYAKGPLNMDMPGDQLSEMFRPFRTILIKIRDLLRNLNNQELYQLEKLLCTNEDINTKVPLGSSSIEAPSPEHSAHPTTSSNQNNNNSSNNNHSSSSTNITTMGTTSTHRTVERLVDQRNNNHNSNSNSSTNPTVEGATLRSPSMLSLSPTSTPTASPAPSPTPSHSIASTSSAATSSTNPPADWSDGDDEDEDDDDIEVDEEDLESSDDDTDEEQLLKDIVAADCASGYLIPNTNLGNLLQPQEVPLTDNFVASEDDEYGTTEQQGHQGLEEEEPSTSAAMLAATRTLQRLRLPSSDTEPLAEPTTIKATEEHMQQPSGRHRESHSHRHHQRHHHHHHHRHSHQHQHRQPHPHRTTRSGRKRCSLEAVDPETIQPEREQNLASGDTSAASSLSDDVSLAMRNTTARLKFKSTENLLHRLFVCIAGVADQLQTNFASDLRQILRSVFLMNMSSAQEEIDIPEKTKESELFEFRASENDVIQESAGSNQSIYSAEEVNPELDNVFSAGGGNQATGQRHSAGASMQRNNTIDLASQPGEESPSGATMATSRSHVTRSRSLGDQEAASSATSSTAHLRQQEQQQQQQQLQIQLQRQRNNSVGSNTPSSASSTSSSSEQNSPVSARSGSRRRLQSNNETQMPSSATSTSATLSPPAWIPDGKAPRCMACQTPFTAFRRRHHCRNCGGVFCGVCSNASAPLPKYGLTKAVRVCRDCYVREVRSGMGVQGVQRVQSVQASAS, encoded by the exons gCTGATGACAAATCGCTGCTGGCCCGCTTCTTCCATGCGGATCGCTCCCTTACAGCGGTGGCCAGTGAGTTGGACAGCTTCGATGGACGCGCAGAGCCGGATCGATGCACCAGACTGGTCAGCAGACTGCGGCAGAATCAG GACAAAGTGCTGGCCATCACGAACTTGATAATGGAGGAACTACTCGGCGAAGATCGTGATCCGCGTGCCTTTCGCGCCAAATTCCCCGAGGAGGTACTCCAGGAGAACTTGGCCGGGCAACTGTGGTTCGGCGCCGAGTGCCTGGCAGCAGGCTCTTCGATTATGAACAGGGAGACGGAGAGCAAGGAGATGCGACCACTGGCCCAAGCGGTGACCAAGAGCTTGGGTAACGTGCGCGTCCTATTGAGGGATCAGTGTTTGAAGAACAATGTGCCGAACAGCAAGACACTGCATCTGGACTTGAACGATTCTACCACGGAGCAGCTATACGAAAGTCTAAAGATCTTCGACAGACTGTTTGCCGAGTTTGAGTTGAGCTATGTGAGCGCCATGGTGCAGGTGAAGTCTCGCCATGAGTACGAGATGCAGCAGTGGATAGGAGTGCTCTTCTCGGAGACGCTGCAGCGAGCTCTAAAGATCGGGCTGCTCGACCAGGAGATGGTGGATGCCTTCGATCCCGGCCTGATGTTCTCCATTCCACGGCTGGCCATTGTTGCTGGCTTGGTGGTCTATGCCAAGGGGCCGCTCAACATGGACATGCCGGGTGATCAGCTGTCGGAGATGTTCCGTCCCTTCCGCACAATCCTCATCAAGATCCGCGATCTCCTGCGTAATCTCAATAACCAGGAACTGTATCAGCTGGAGAAGCTTCTGTGTACCAACGAGGACATCAACACTAAG GTGCCACTTGGCTCAAGCAGCATTGAAGCGCCCAGTCCAGAGCACAGCGCCCATCCAACGACCAGCAGTAaccaaaacaataacaacagcagtaacaacaaccacagcagcaGTAGCACCAACATCACCACCATGGGGACAACAAGTACGCACAGGACCGTGGAGCGGCTGGTGGATCAGCGAAACAACAACCAtaatagcaacagcaacagtagcaCTAATCCAACAGTGGAGGGAGCTACGCTGCGCTCTCCGTCCATGTTGTCGCTGTCGCCCACCAGCACGCCCACCGCCTCGCCTGCCCCCTCGCCCACACCCTCGCACTCGATAGCCTCGACATCCTCGGCGGCGACAAGCTCCACTAATCCGCCAGCGGACTGGagcgatggcgatgatgagGACGAAGACGACGACGATATTGAAGTGGATGAAGAGGATCTAGAGAGCAGCGACGATGACACGGACGAAGAGCAGTTGCTCAAGGACATCGTGGCGGCGGACTGTGCCTCCGGTTACCTCATACCCAACACCAATCTGGGCAATCTGCTGCAGCCCCAGGAGGTTCCTCTCACGGACAACTTCGTGGCCAGCGAAGATGACGAGTACGGAACGACAGAACAGCAGGGTCACCAGGGACTGGAGGAGGAAGAGCCCAGCACCAGTGCTGCCATGCTGGCGGCCACCCGCACCTTGCAGCGGCTGCGCCTGCCCAGCAGCGACACTGAACCCCTGGCAGAGCCCACGACAATCAAAGCGACCGAGGAGCATATGCAGCAGCCAAGCGGTCGCCATCGGGAGAGCCACAGTCACCGCCATCACCAACgccaccatcatcaccaccatcaccgTCACTctcatcagcatcagcatcggCAGCCACATCCGCATCGCACAACGCGCAGTGGTCGCAAGCGTTGCAGCCTGGAAGCGGTGGATCCGGAAACAATTCAGCCCGAGCGTGAGCAGAACCTAGCCAGCGGCGATACCAGTGCCGCCTCCTCGCTGTCCGATGATGTGTCACTGGCCATGCGCAACACAACGGCGCGCCTCAAGTTCAA AAGCACCGAGAACCTGCTGCACCGCCTGTTTGTCTGCATCGCCGGGGTGGCCGACCAGCTGCAAACTAACTTTGCCTCCGATTTGCGCCAGATCCTGCGCAGCGTGTTCCTCATGAACATGTCGTCCGCCCAGGAGGAGATAGACATACCGGAAAAGACAAAGGAGTCGGAGCTGTTCGAGTTCCGGGCCTCCGAGAACGATGTGATACAGGAGAGCGCCGGCTCCAACCAAAGCATTTACTCAGCCGAGGAAGTAAATCCCGAGCTGGACAACGTGTTCAGCGCCGGCGGTGGCAATCAAGCCACTGGTCAGCGCCATTCCGCCGGCGCCAGTATGCAGCGAAATAATACCATTGATCTGGCGAGTCAGCCTGGCGAAGAAAGTCCCAGTGGAGCAACGATGGCCACGAGTCGCTCGCATGTGACGCGTAGTCGGAGTCTGGGGGATCAGGAGGCAGCCAGCTCGGCCACCAGCAGCACTGCACACTTGCgtcagcaggagcagcagcagcagcagcagcaattgcaaATCCAATTGCAGCGACAGCGCAACAATTCCGTGGGCAGTAACACGCCCTCAAGCGCATCTTCCACTAGCTCGAGCTCCGAGCAGAACTCCCCGGTGAGCGCCAGGAGTGGCAGTCGCCGACGCCTGCAAAGCAACAACGAAACCCAGATGCCCTCTTCGGCAACGAGCACCTCAGCCACGCTTTCCCCTCCGGCCTGGATACCCGATGGCAAGGCACCGCGATGCATGGCCTGCCAGACGCCCTTCACTGCCTTCCGCCGGCGTCATCATTGCCGCAACTGCGGTGGAGTCTTCTGCGGCGTCTGTTCCAACGCCTCCGCTCCGCTGCCCAAGTACGGACTGACCAAGGCGGTTCGCGTCTGCCGGGACTGCTATGTGCGCGAGGTGCGCTCCGGCATGGGTGTCCAGGGAGTCCAGAGGGTTCAGAGCGTTCAGGCCAGCGCCTCTTAG
- the LOC120451185 gene encoding cilia- and flagella-associated protein 58 isoform X1 gives MKTMQRKMSKLQKSSSVYSKTISMVHLQERFRDSVEPAQINLVRDLDEKFFSNSYQLVQDLSERFPFLAGKVKMYVDILFRLHTHYVSEVDQGRAMHEKVRTADEKLRMALRTTSTSEAMMEHLRESLEDAWRNEDATKNREETMQLQLMSLVRGDQSNMPRAMTEQVPISTKDLQLHRLVLRERDRLAAELKDYQKRLHTNRVYSETVEGMIEVSKEIISKLNARVKKAESENFRLEHRCNVEADRYEDRLLHLNKELATVVQQNQELLAADKDFVELAAINDALKQRNDRLSRESHTLTKSFRLMEEEKNKLQTSLKVAEAFNDAQRRDKADLVMARRAAERDAKKKADDSVLLERRFHLLAKKNTELNDQVLVKQNELKVQEKKIMMATVKLDEAIRQREEIHRSREKLRVEITRLNDIVAGVRHEIASIRHQMQDLLTDLLRAHKQLDEKDLQVQKIAREKREQSLELNDAYKKIDGIEETLALKTERLEVLQVELQQKQLEFTNVKKQMEVIHSEKVMLIKSMDMCSRDRSTLQNTMTKLTHQINQMTSSLAINEKEISSLKNQIEQLNRTVKQKQNEIHSKSRLLANTKSDLREMKIRLEQATHTIDTDEKRFKHMACALDEVTKEKSLLGLQMVRRNDEVRLLKEKLDMMQKAIDRGTMQYNQRVEDIRLLKLEVVNLRTSHECMQREVGNKAAMRHDVIRLERQLNQERLRVSAYSEELSRPCRIHRWRVMLGKDPRRFELISKIQQLLKRNIRLSVERENKAKELAALEHVHEEFKRQMTYLPDPSVRQKLCIQQRINRRQTRQLKVMKAELRINEIDLKTREHLIEGFQEQLRLHHRENKENSTGRGDFSIRNGKASDDEFTEQVFDMSANCES, from the exons ATGAAAACCATGCAGCGCAAGATGTCCAAGCTCCAAAAGAGCTCCTCCGTGTATTCCAAGACGATTTCGATGGTGCACTTGCAGGAGCGATTCCGGGATAGCGTAGAGCCGGCGCAGATAAATCTTGTGCGAGATCTTGACGAGAAGTTCTTCTCAAACTCCTACCAGCTGGTGCAAGATCTAAGCGAACGCTTCCCCTTCCTCGCGGGCAAGGTTAAGATGTACGTGGACATCCTCTTCAGACTGCACACGCACTACGTCTCCGAGGTGGACCAAGGTAGGGCAATGCACGAGAAGGTGAGAACCGCGGATGAAAAGCTGAGAATGGCCCTGCGAACCACGTCCACCTCGGAGGCGATGATGGAGCATCTGCGGGAGTCTTTGGAGGACGCCTGGCGAAACGAGGACGCTACCAAGAATCGAGAGGAGACCATGCAGCTCCAGCTGATGTCGCTGGTGCGCGGCGATCAATCAAATATGCCAAGAGCCATGACCGAACAGGTACCCATCTCAAC CAAGGACCTCCAACTTCATCGCTTGGTTCTTAGGGAGCGCGATCGGCTGGCTGCCGAGCTTAAGGACTACCAAAAGCGTTTGCATACTAACCGCGTTTACTCGGAGACGGTGGAAGGCATGATTGAGGTGTCCAAGGAGATTATCTCCAAGCTCAATGCGCGGGTGAAGAAAGCCGAGTCGGAGAACTTTAGGCTGGAGCACAGATGTAATGTGGAGGCGGATAGGTACGAGGATCGGCTGCTGCATCTGAACAAGGAGCTGGCAACGGTAGTGCAGCAAAACCAGGAACTTCTGGCTGCAGATAAGGATTTTGTGGAGCTGGCTGCCATCAACGATGCACTGAAGCAGCGCAACGACCGTCTGTCGCGGGAGAGCCATACCCTGACCAAGTCCTTCCGCCTCATGGAGGAGGAGAAGAACAAGCTGCAGACGAGCCTGAAGGTGGCCGAGGCTTTCAACGATGCCCAGAGAAGGGATAAGGCAGATCTCGTAATGGCGCGCCGTGCAGCCGAGAGGGATGCCAAAAAGAAGGCTGACGACTCGGTGCTCTTGGAGCGACGATTCCAcctgctggccaaaaagaacACGGAGCTCAACGATCAAGTCCTGGTCAAACA AAATGAGCTCAAGGTGCAGGAGAAGAAGATAATGATGGCCACCGTCAAGCTGGATGAGGCCATCCGCCAAAGGGAGGAAATACATCGTTCGCGGGAAAAGCTGAGAGTGGAGATCACCCGATTGAATGACATTGTGGCAGGAGTGCGACACGAAATCGCCAGTATTCGCCATCAAATGCAGGATTTGCTAACCGATCTGCTTCGAGCCCACAAGCAGCTGGACGAGAAGGACCTGCAGGTGCAGAAAATAGCTCGGGAAAAGAGGGAGCAGAGCCTGGAGCTCAATGATGCGTACAAGAAGATCGATGGGATAGAGG AAACACTCGCCTTGAAGACTGAGCGATTGGAGGTGCTCCAAgtggagctgcagcagaaACAGCTGGAGTTCACGAACGTCAAGAAGCAGATGGAAGTAATCCACTCGGAGAAGGTCATGTTGATCAAGTCGATGGACATGTGCTCAAGGGACCGCTCCACGCTGCAGAATACAATGACCAAGTTGACGCACCAGATCAACCAGATGACCAGCTCGCTGGCCATTAACGAAAAGGAGATCTCCAGCCTGAAGAACCAAATTGAGCAGCTGAACCGAACTgtgaagcagaagcagaacGAGATTCACTCCAAAAGTCGCCTGTTGGCCAACACAAAGTCGGATCTTCGGGAGATGAAGATCCGATTGGAACAAGCCACCCACACCATTGACACCGATGAAAAGCGATTCAAGCACATGGCCTGTGCCCTGGACGAGGTCACCAAAGAGAAGAGCCTGTTGGGCTTGCAAATGGTTAGGAGGAATGATGAGGTGCGTCTGCTAAAGGAGAAACTGGATATGATGCAGAAGGCCATCGATCGGGGAACCATGCAATACAACCAAAGAGTGGAGGACATCAGATTGCTCAAATTGGAAGTGGTAAACCTGCGAACTTCACACGAATGCATGCAGCGCGAGGTGGGCAACAAGGCGGCCATGCGCCATGATGTGATTCGATTGGAGCGGCAGCTCAACCAGGAGAGGCTCAGGGTATCCGCCTACTCGGAGGAGCTGTCACGCCCCTGTCGCATCCATCGTTGGCGTGTCATGCTGGGCAAGGATCCGCGCCGTTTCGAGTTGATCAGCAAGATTCAACAGCTTCTGAAGCGCAACATTCGGCTATCCGTGGAACGGGAAAACAAGGCCAAGGAGCTAGCGGCATTGGAGCACGTGCACGAGGAGTTCAAGCGCCAGATGACATATCTACCCGATCCGAGTGTGCGTCAGAAGCTCTGCATCCAGCAGCGCATCAATCGCCGTCAGACCCGCCAACTCAAGGTCATGAAAGCCGAGCTCAGGATCAACGAGATCGACCTCAAGACCAGGGAGCACCTGATAGAGGGTTTCCAGGAACAACTGCGCCTGCATCATCGGGAGAACAAGGAGAATTCCACTGGTAGAGGTGATTTTTCCATTCGCAACGGCAAGGCGTCCGACGATGAATTCACGGAACAAGTGTTCGACATGTCTGCCAACTGCGAAAGTTAA
- the LOC120451185 gene encoding cilia- and flagella-associated protein 58 isoform X2 produces MIEVSKEIISKLNARVKKAESENFRLEHRCNVEADRYEDRLLHLNKELATVVQQNQELLAADKDFVELAAINDALKQRNDRLSRESHTLTKSFRLMEEEKNKLQTSLKVAEAFNDAQRRDKADLVMARRAAERDAKKKADDSVLLERRFHLLAKKNTELNDQVLVKQNELKVQEKKIMMATVKLDEAIRQREEIHRSREKLRVEITRLNDIVAGVRHEIASIRHQMQDLLTDLLRAHKQLDEKDLQVQKIAREKREQSLELNDAYKKIDGIEETLALKTERLEVLQVELQQKQLEFTNVKKQMEVIHSEKVMLIKSMDMCSRDRSTLQNTMTKLTHQINQMTSSLAINEKEISSLKNQIEQLNRTVKQKQNEIHSKSRLLANTKSDLREMKIRLEQATHTIDTDEKRFKHMACALDEVTKEKSLLGLQMVRRNDEVRLLKEKLDMMQKAIDRGTMQYNQRVEDIRLLKLEVVNLRTSHECMQREVGNKAAMRHDVIRLERQLNQERLRVSAYSEELSRPCRIHRWRVMLGKDPRRFELISKIQQLLKRNIRLSVERENKAKELAALEHVHEEFKRQMTYLPDPSVRQKLCIQQRINRRQTRQLKVMKAELRINEIDLKTREHLIEGFQEQLRLHHRENKENSTGRGDFSIRNGKASDDEFTEQVFDMSANCES; encoded by the exons ATGATTGAGGTGTCCAAGGAGATTATCTCCAAGCTCAATGCGCGGGTGAAGAAAGCCGAGTCGGAGAACTTTAGGCTGGAGCACAGATGTAATGTGGAGGCGGATAGGTACGAGGATCGGCTGCTGCATCTGAACAAGGAGCTGGCAACGGTAGTGCAGCAAAACCAGGAACTTCTGGCTGCAGATAAGGATTTTGTGGAGCTGGCTGCCATCAACGATGCACTGAAGCAGCGCAACGACCGTCTGTCGCGGGAGAGCCATACCCTGACCAAGTCCTTCCGCCTCATGGAGGAGGAGAAGAACAAGCTGCAGACGAGCCTGAAGGTGGCCGAGGCTTTCAACGATGCCCAGAGAAGGGATAAGGCAGATCTCGTAATGGCGCGCCGTGCAGCCGAGAGGGATGCCAAAAAGAAGGCTGACGACTCGGTGCTCTTGGAGCGACGATTCCAcctgctggccaaaaagaacACGGAGCTCAACGATCAAGTCCTGGTCAAACA AAATGAGCTCAAGGTGCAGGAGAAGAAGATAATGATGGCCACCGTCAAGCTGGATGAGGCCATCCGCCAAAGGGAGGAAATACATCGTTCGCGGGAAAAGCTGAGAGTGGAGATCACCCGATTGAATGACATTGTGGCAGGAGTGCGACACGAAATCGCCAGTATTCGCCATCAAATGCAGGATTTGCTAACCGATCTGCTTCGAGCCCACAAGCAGCTGGACGAGAAGGACCTGCAGGTGCAGAAAATAGCTCGGGAAAAGAGGGAGCAGAGCCTGGAGCTCAATGATGCGTACAAGAAGATCGATGGGATAGAGG AAACACTCGCCTTGAAGACTGAGCGATTGGAGGTGCTCCAAgtggagctgcagcagaaACAGCTGGAGTTCACGAACGTCAAGAAGCAGATGGAAGTAATCCACTCGGAGAAGGTCATGTTGATCAAGTCGATGGACATGTGCTCAAGGGACCGCTCCACGCTGCAGAATACAATGACCAAGTTGACGCACCAGATCAACCAGATGACCAGCTCGCTGGCCATTAACGAAAAGGAGATCTCCAGCCTGAAGAACCAAATTGAGCAGCTGAACCGAACTgtgaagcagaagcagaacGAGATTCACTCCAAAAGTCGCCTGTTGGCCAACACAAAGTCGGATCTTCGGGAGATGAAGATCCGATTGGAACAAGCCACCCACACCATTGACACCGATGAAAAGCGATTCAAGCACATGGCCTGTGCCCTGGACGAGGTCACCAAAGAGAAGAGCCTGTTGGGCTTGCAAATGGTTAGGAGGAATGATGAGGTGCGTCTGCTAAAGGAGAAACTGGATATGATGCAGAAGGCCATCGATCGGGGAACCATGCAATACAACCAAAGAGTGGAGGACATCAGATTGCTCAAATTGGAAGTGGTAAACCTGCGAACTTCACACGAATGCATGCAGCGCGAGGTGGGCAACAAGGCGGCCATGCGCCATGATGTGATTCGATTGGAGCGGCAGCTCAACCAGGAGAGGCTCAGGGTATCCGCCTACTCGGAGGAGCTGTCACGCCCCTGTCGCATCCATCGTTGGCGTGTCATGCTGGGCAAGGATCCGCGCCGTTTCGAGTTGATCAGCAAGATTCAACAGCTTCTGAAGCGCAACATTCGGCTATCCGTGGAACGGGAAAACAAGGCCAAGGAGCTAGCGGCATTGGAGCACGTGCACGAGGAGTTCAAGCGCCAGATGACATATCTACCCGATCCGAGTGTGCGTCAGAAGCTCTGCATCCAGCAGCGCATCAATCGCCGTCAGACCCGCCAACTCAAGGTCATGAAAGCCGAGCTCAGGATCAACGAGATCGACCTCAAGACCAGGGAGCACCTGATAGAGGGTTTCCAGGAACAACTGCGCCTGCATCATCGGGAGAACAAGGAGAATTCCACTGGTAGAGGTGATTTTTCCATTCGCAACGGCAAGGCGTCCGACGATGAATTCACGGAACAAGTGTTCGACATGTCTGCCAACTGCGAAAGTTAA
- the LOC120451186 gene encoding cilia- and flagella-associated protein 58 — translation MSKASGSEDEPLVPDDFDDDFYKELCDKIPEATKALRQKDTPNNADNVQRLLICGSRYKSDLRLEKERSQELRKEIESLEERLENAARVTKMDMATIEELRGVIEGAWKQKDAAQIREQSAQDEVLSLREKLDESEQMVAHLNEKRLAMSKRDDGKERERLNAEIADLNKRMQLQRTYATELDNTIEGLEAKNKELLKLLDETSSDACNLKRKSDALTKELSTMKTEESRYQEQISHMKAANEHLTKVKVRQNLQILSLKTNLEHLNTQHNAANNKLAKITVDLEYTVQERDKNKRALNQRINLLKVREDELIKVRQDNGKLAKSQEAIARKYAVLDEAKREVETLNIRLRTQLGTQDKELESMRRVVHHFEKNNENLTKERDSLRRELQAEHQQLEQSNALHQEAQHEVRALKDTITTMDTKLKKLNEDANKLKKEKTKKLDEIQHWIDKLDALQNEMHLKENYEIELKRTISDLEAKCSKFQQQHDALAAERQTLQRSVQVADEERQKLRDQLVNLQALVEKLKAKIGYRDAEMSRLQLQIDRMEKERRLLRNDIRHAQLGQQHTKAELLDKRKENDRHAKSLQEDEQKLARLRKDVDNLMNEKNAISAALTKRNEEFDRLKHSQENLQTVYDQTQRQCSQCQDDMRLMGVEIKNLRTERDVLRADRESAADLRQELLQMHRMLNQERIKARALQDEMVTPMNVHRWRLLSGKDPEKMDLLGRISILRKQLLQQNVAALEQERALNEAQQLYAALREFMLKLPSHKVRAELNTVKANLSAKDRKLKVLKAELSAREADEKSKKEKLEEMRASLALTKTQLLEEKKHKQKLLEERQLLEQMHCYSAPAQLPRTLGAGFKMVSSIL, via the exons ATGTCGAAGGCTTCCGGATCAGAAGATGAGCCTCTGGTGCCAGATGACTTTGATGATGACTTCTACAAGGAACTATGCGACAAAATCCCTGAG GCCACCAAAGCACTGCGGCAAAAGGACACTCCCAACAATGCGGACAATGTCCAGAGGTTGCTCATCTGCGGCAGTCGCTATAAAAGCGATCTGAGACTTGAGAAGGAGCGATCCCAGGAACTGCGCAAGGAGATTGAAAGCCTGGAAGAGCGCTTGGAAAATGCCGCTCGGGTCACTAAAATGGACATGGCCACCATTGAGGAGTTACGTGGGGTCATAG AGGGTGCCTGGAAGCAGAAGGATGCTGCTCAGATTCGTGAACAATCCGCTCAGGACGAGGTGTTAAGTCTCCGCGAGAAACTGGATGAATCCGAGCAGATGGTGGCCCACCTGAACGAGAAACGACTGGCCATGAGCAAGCGGGACGATGGCAAGGAGCGGGAGCGTCTCAACGCCGAGATTGCCGATCTCAACAAGCGAATGCAATTGCAAAGGACCTACGCCACCGAACTGGACAACACCATCGAAGGATTGGaggccaaaaacaaagaattGCTCAAGCTACTTGAT GAAACCTCCAGCGATGCCTGCAACTTGAAGCGCAAAAGCGATGCCCTGACTAAGGAACTTTCCACAATGAAGACCGAGGAGTCCCGCTACCAGGAGCAAATTTCCCACATGAAAGCCGCCAACGAGCACCTAACCAAAGTAAAAGTGCGCCAGAACCTGCAGATCTTGTCCCTTAAGACGAACCTAGAGCACCTAAACACCCAGCACAATGCAGCCAATAacaagctggccaagatcACGGTGGATTTGGAGTACACAGTGCAGGAACGGGATAAGAACAAACGGGCTCTGAACCAGCGCATCAATCTACTAAAGGTGCGCGAGGATGAACTGATAAAGGTGCGCCAGGACAATGGGAAACTGGCCAAGTCCCAGGAGGCGATTGCTCGGAAGTATGCGGTATTAGACGAAGCCAAACGAGAAGTGGAAACGCTGAACATAAGGCTAAG AACCCAGCTGGGCACCCAAGACAAGGAACTGGAGTCAATGCGCCGCGTGGTTCATCATTTCGAGAAGAACAACGAAAACTTGACCAAAGAGCGGGATTCCTTAAGGCGAGAATTGCAGGCTGAGCACCAACAGCTCGAGCAGAGCAATGCACTGCACCAAGAGGCACAGCACGAAGTGCGTGCTCTTAAGGACACCATCACCACGATGGACACCAAGCTGAAGAAGCTCAACGAGGACGCCAACAAGCTCAAGAAGGAGAAGACCAAAAAGCTGGACGAGATTCAGCACTGGATAGACAAATTGGATGCCTTGCAAA ATGAGATGCACTTGAAGGAGAACTACGAGATTGAACTGAAACGCACCATCAGCGACTTGGAGGCAAAGTGCTCCAAGTTCCAGCAACAGCATGATGCTCTTGCCGCAGAGCGTCAGACCCTTCAGCGCAGTGTCCAGGTGGCCGATGAGGAGCGACAAAAGCTTCGCGATCAACTGGTGAATCTACAGGCGCTCGTCGAGAAACTTAAGGCAAAGATCGGGTACAGGGATGCCGAGATGTCCAGGCTCCAGTTGCAGATCGATCGCATGGAGAAGGAGCGCCGTCTGCTGCGCAACGATATCCGGCATGCCCAGCTGGGGCAGCAGCACACTAAGGCGGAGCTGCTGGACAAGCGGAAGGAGAACGATCGGCACGCCAAGTCACTCCAAGAGGATGAGCAAAAGTTGGCGCGCCTGCGCAAGGATGTGGACAACCTGATGAACGAGAAGAATGCTATCAGTGCGGCGCTGACCAAACGCAACGAGGAGTTCGATCGACTCAAGCACAGCCAGGAGAACCTGCAAACCGTGTACGATCAGACTCAGAGGCAGTGCAGCCAGTGTCAGGACGACATGCGTTTAATGGGCGTGGAGATAAAGAATTTGCGTACGGAAAGGGATGTCTTGCGTGCGGATAGAGAGAGTGCAGCGGATCTGCGCCAGGAACTGCTGCAAATGCATCGCATGCTCAACCAGGAACGGATCAAGGCGCGTGCGCTGCAGGACGAGATGGTCACGCCCATGAACGTCCATCGGTGGCGTCTCTTGAGCGGCAAGGATCCAGAAAAAATGGATCTCCTCGGGCGCATAAGTATCCTGCGAAAACAGTTGCTCCAGCAGAATGTAGCCGCCTTGGAGCAGGAACGTGCCCTGAATGAAGCCCAACAGCTGTATGCGGCCTTGAGGGAGTTCATGCTCAAGCTTCCCAGCCATAAAGTGCGGGCGGAGCTCAACACCGTTAAG GCTAATCTATCCGCCAAGGATCGGAAACTGAAGGTTCTGAAGGCCGAGCTCAGTGCCCGGGAGGCAGATGAGAAGTCGAAGAAGGAAAAGCTGGAAGAGATGCGTGCTAGCTTGGCCCTAACCAAGACCCAATTGCTAGAGGAGAAGAAGCACAAGCAGAAGCTCTTGGAGGAGCGACAGTTGCTGGAGCAGATGCATTGCTACTCCGCGCCCGCCCAACTGCCTAGGACTCTGGGTGCGGGTTTCAAGATGGTCAGTAGCATACTCTAA